One genomic window of Ctenopharyngodon idella isolate HZGC_01 chromosome 18, HZGC01, whole genome shotgun sequence includes the following:
- the admb gene encoding pro-adrenomedullin, with product MKSILQKAFLWCVLTAFLPSITSAKPLNTDGLRRLSVWLQGKVRKDVSSMSERSESDSTALLTQRNSGTESFVPQHRSVRVKRTEPAYTVKRIERAGCNLATCSVHELAHLLNKMHTKTSNAPSEKIGSGGYGRRRRRSFPSNHPALTFHEGRLKLAWVQTINKGI from the exons ATGAAATCAATACTTCAGAAGGCTTTCCTGTGGTGTGTGCTGACTGCATTTCTGCCGAGCATCACTAGTGCAAAACCTCTGAATACGGATGGTTTGAGAAG GCTCAGTGTTTGGCTTCAGGGTAAGGTGAGGAAAGATGTCAGCAGCATGTCTGAGAGAAGTGAGAGTGACTCGACAGCTTTGCTGACTCAGAGGAACAGTGGTACTGAGTCATTTGTACCACAGCACAG GAGTGTGAGGGTAAAGCGGACAGAACCAGCCTACACGGTTAAAAGAATCGAAAGAGCAGGCTGTAATCTGGCCACCTGCTCAGTGCACGAACTGGCCCACCTACTGAATAAAATGCACACGAAGACGAGCAACGCCCCCAGTGAAAAGATCGGCTCAGGTGGCTACGGACGGCGACGGAGGCGTTCGTTCCCGTCAAACCACCCTGCACTAACTTTCCACGAAGGCCGTCTAAAGCTGGCATGGGTTCAAACCATCAACAAAGGGATTTAA